Proteins encoded within one genomic window of Clupea harengus chromosome 10, Ch_v2.0.2, whole genome shotgun sequence:
- the plvapb gene encoding plasmalemma vesicle associated protein b, with product MYSNGYPRDTFALQTKKIHRSKGKSCGYYMRIVFFFSSLIQTLIIVSLVLFLIYGQPEKSAEEKHVDELSENFKRVSLSNLQLRKDKVDLAASLGKTTGEKTALVKDVAKLKTDLETSNNNTKIDKLKLGQCVIDKRRIEMTRSTPIQCPTLAVRNPFLKGEAEIQQDRMRELVKKNFTLKVEDMKKDLDSANKARDEYQMSDIELRRENDELKERLKRYTQMCKEEFSKPLEGIQEVTTSFLAKINNVFPHSLTFHLTCEKQQEQLDKIRNNCTSLSRQVEGKFQGYLDRVGNQVAKLQGVRSELEVQNQRLVSDLKTCKEEAASLKEQNSQQEKDANQKFDRMFRKQLVDKERVLLDLEMTKLRLDSCNSKLSTLLPRPPAPKPPNAIQIGQAG from the exons ATGTACAGCAACGGCTACCCTCGCGACACCTTTGCCCTGCAGACCAAGAAGATCCACAGGTCAAAGGGCAAAAGCTGTGGCTACTACATGCGGAtagtcttcttcttctcctcgcTCATTCAGACACTCATCATCGTCAGCCTGGTGCTCTTCCTCATCTATGGCCAGCCAGAGAAGTCGGCCGAGGAGAAGCACGTGGACGAGCTGAGTGAGAACTTCAAGAGGGTCTCCTTGAGCAACCTGCAGCTGAGGAAGGACAAAGTTGACCTGGCGGCATCTCTGGGCAAGACCACGGGAGAGAAAACGGCACTGGTGAAAGACGTAGCCAAGCTGAAGACTGACCTGGAGAcctccaacaacaacacaaagatTGACAAACTGAAGCTG GGTCAGTGTGTGATAGACAAAAGGAGAATTGAGATGACACGATCCACTCCAATTCAGTGTCCAACCCTAGCCGTAAGGAACCCGTTTCTGAAGGGTGAAG CTGAAATTCAACAAGACCGTATGAGAGAACTGGTGAAGAAAAATTTCACACTGAAAGTTGAGGACATGAAAAAGGACTTGGACAGTGCCAACAAAGCTCGGGATGAGTACCAAATGTCCGACATCGAGCTGAGAAGGGAGAACGACGAGCTGAAGGAACGCCTGAAGCGCTACACCCAGATGTGCAAGGAGGAGTTCTCCAAGCCCCTTGAGGGCATCCAGGAGGTGACAACCTCATTCCTGGCCAAGATCAACAATGTCTTCCCCCACTCGCTTACCTTCCACCTGACCTGCGAGAaacagcaggagcagctggaCAAGATCCGTAACAACTGCACCAGCCTGTCACGCCAGGTGGAGGGCAAGTTCCAGGGGTACCTTGACAGGGTGGGCAACCAGGTGGCCAAGCTGCAGGGTGTCCGGAGCGAGCTGGAGGTTCAGAACCAGCGGCTGGTCAGTGATCTCAAGACCTGCAAGGAGGAGGCGGCCAGCCTGAAGGAGCAGAACAGCCAGCAAGAGAAAGACGCCAATCAAAAGTTTGACAGGATGTTTCGAAAACAGCTGGTGGACAAGGAGCGGGTGCTACTGGACCTGGAAATGACGAAACTCAGACTGGACTCGTGCAACTCCAAG CTGTCTACCCTCCTTCCCAGGCCCCCCGCTCCAAAACCACCAAATGCCATCCAAATTGGCCAGGCAGG GTAA
- the babam1 gene encoding BRISC and BRCA1-A complex member 1 — translation METPEPGPADGEERVVDLRPRTRSNPEGAEDRRSSNGSLGSVSAISVVSAVGGSGVGSASLPSVGSRVDGEGEASTSSSLPSVTTATPTMATASPAAAAAAVNTTAAVVAATMTAPIPGAAKERPKLTQPVLAAPQLNTTVDAGLRAPRVNCPEKVIICLDLSEEMSLPKLESFNGSKTNALNISQKMIEMFVRTKHKIDKRHEFALVVVNDDALWLSGFTSDPRELCSCLYDLETNVCESFNLEDLLNVILQKIELPLMENVQTIPPPFVVRTILIYSRHAGQLQFNPSDAVSKMLQSPYFFFDVVYLHNGDDEQGDESSWRDIYTSFCNLDSKGMCYSFEVSLSGPALELHNCMAKLLSHPLQRPSQSQASYSLLEDDEPQEVEATV, via the exons ATGGAGACCCCGGAACCAGGGCCGGCGGACGGGGAAGAGCGTGTGGTAGACCTGAGACCACGCACACGCTCCAACCCAGAGGGTGCGGAGGATCGGCGCAGCAGCAATGGCAGCCTGGGCAGCGTCAGTGCCATAAGCGTGGTTAGTGCCGTGGGTGGCAGTGGTGTTGGCAGTGCCAGCCTGCCCTCTGTTGGCAGCCGTGTGGATGGAGAGGGCGAGGCGTCAACCTCCAGCAGCCTGCCCAGCGTTACCACAGCGACCCCCACTATGGCCACAGCCAGCCcggccgctgctgctgctgctgtcaacACCACTGCTGCCGTCGTCGCCGCCACCATGACAGCCCCCATACCTGGCGCTGCCAAAGAAAGGCCCAAACTCACGCAGCCTGTCCTCGCTGCCCCGCAGCTGAACACCACTGTAGATGCGGGCCTGAGGGCGCCTCGGGTCAACTGCCCAGAGAAAGTG ATCATCTGCTTGGACCTTTCTGAGGAGATGTCTTTGCCGAAGCTGGAGTCTTTTAATGG ATCTAAAACCAATGCGCTTAATATCTCACAGAAGATGATTGAGATGTTTGTtagaacaaaacacaaaattgaCAAGCGCCACGAGTTCGCTCTGGTAGTTGTCAATGATGATGCCTTATGG CTCTCAGGCTTCACCTCTGACCCCCGTGAGCTCTGCAGCTGTCTGTACGACCTGGAGACCAATGTGTGTGAATCCTTCA ATCTGGAGGACCTTCTCAACGTAAT CCTGCAGAAGATCGAGCTGCCCCTGATGGAGAATGTGCAGACCATCCCTCCTCCCTTTGTGGTGCGGACCATCCTGATCTACAGCCGCCACGCCGGCCAGCTGCAGTTCAACCCCTCGGATGCCGTTAGT aAAATGCTGCAGTCACCCTATTTCTTCTTCGATGTCGTTTATCTGCATAATGGTGATGATGAACAAGGGGACGAGAGCAGTTGGAGG GATATCTACACGTCCTTCTGTAACTTGGACTCGAAAGGGATGTGCTACAGCTTTGAGGTGTCCCTGTCGGGTCCCGCCCTGGAGCTGCACAACTGCATGGCCAAGCTGCTGTCGCACCCCCTCCAGAGGCCTTCCCAGAGCCAGGCCTCCTACAGCCTGCTGGAGGATGACGAGCCGCAGGAGGTGGAGGCCACCGTCTGA
- the ushbp1 gene encoding colorectal mutant cancer protein isoform X1 has product MDNLEKREEKGGAQGDSDTLTEDPDALGGYDSDAPLPSVSELKQCELEVGALLKIIAELNTKMGSLQAPRDGDECLSQGLASCSTPDFPPSPEPLLSPEKEAGIRAAAPVTKRGDSGEVWVELQEALSTLERSVSRGRSLAAIPQPLQDEERRTQHLSAARESWVKVTQVLEEMERELGFSYRSALPPEEMQRYQQDVLELHRHNSSLRSALRSRQQEVGLSDTTLHDLEDDKKKLQEKLLVLKRRWMVAGSLSPPRSPSSSSSGAVSPSWASPPFPGSPLLLRRHVAAFPATSTGGDVSPSSSCPSPALPGSPSLESETDRLQRCLERLKARNERLSAALDRRKGESEQISMALSQHEADSTALQMALRYCEECEETYVELMGLHEHWRKQRAVEATDCRDTQQPSAQTEADKLQNVKSTPEGATQGGKPSHTRLAAEDFSQQVGDLKEKISELRRDRAAMHIPERGPVGGGKMSPDTGTLALPRGHNTTNSSRGEKAALLYELVTVREEMSELRGAIRLTEKEKRCLEWTLMAQRAQDEAGALLLDNLKEELEERSMEQQRASNNRERSNSGGEIPGPRNRTIFRELQAVLQREQLMKRRMTAIRDSLDTKLSDSTALRRHSDEEVTRLTHAYSKISNVFRNARRKHHEQIWRLEKQMAALSERHMTQITELQATLERLEDRREETVL; this is encoded by the exons ATGGACAacctggagaagagagaggagaagggtggTGCTCAGGGAGACAGCGACACACTGACTGAG GATCCTGATGCTTTAGGAGGATATGACAGTGATGCCCCACTCCCTTCAGTCTCGGAGCTTAAACAATGTGAGTTGGAAGTGGGTGCACTTCTGAAGATCATCGCAGAGCTGAATACAAAGATGGGCTCTCTGCAGGCCCCAAG GGATGGTGATGAATGTTTGTCACAGGGCCTAGCCAGCTGCTCCACCCCAGACTTTCCCCCCAGCCCTGAGCCACTTCTCAGCCCAGAGAAAGAGGCTGGCATCAGGGCTGCAGCCCCAGTGACCAAGAGAG GAGACAGCGGGGAGGTCTGGGTCGAGCTGCAGGAGGCTTTGTCCACCCTGGAAAGGTCGGTGAGCAGGGGGAGGTCCTTGGCAGCCATTCCTCAGCCGCTTCAGGATGAGGAGAGGCGGACGCAGCACCTCAGTGCAGCCCGGGAGAGCTGGGTCAAAGTCACCCAG GtgctggaggagatggagagagagctgggctTCTCCTACCGCTCCGCCCTGCCCCCCGAGGAGATGCAGCGCTACCAGCAGGACGTCCTGGAGCTGCACCGGCACAACAGCAGCCTCCGCTCCGCCCTGAGGAGCAGGCAGCAGGAGGTGGGCCTGTCTGACACCACACTCCACGATCTGGAGGACGACAAGAAAAAACTACAAGAGAAG CTGCTGGTTCTGAAGCGGAGATGGATGGTGGCAGGCAGCCTCTCCCCTCCCCGCAGCCCCTCCAGCTCATCCAGCGGGGCGGTGAGTCCCTCCTGGgcctcccctcctttccccgGCTCCCCCCTCCTCTTGCGCAGGCACGTGGCTGCCTTTCCGGCTACCTCCACAGGGGGCGACGTCTCTCCATCCAGCTCCTGCCCGAGCCCGGCGCTGCCCGGTAGCCCCAGCCTGGAATCTGAGACAGACCGCctgcagag GTGTCTGGAGAGGCTGAAGGCCCGAAACGAGCGCCTCTCAGCTGCCCTGGATAGGCGTAAAGGAGAGTCAGAGCAAATCAGCATGGCCCTCAGCCAGCACGAGGCCGACAGTACCGCCCTGCAGATGGCCCTCCGATACTG CGAGGAGTGTGAAGAGACCTACGTGGAGCTCATGGGTCTGCACGAGCACTGGAGAAAGCAGAGAGCCGTGGAGGCGACAG actgcagagacacacagcaacCCAGTGCTCAGACTGAGGCTGACAAACTGCAGAATGTGAAGTCAACACCAGAGGGCGCTACACAGGGAGGAAAACCCTCACACACCAG ATTGGCAGCTGAAGACTTTTCTCAGCAGGTGGGGGATCTGAAGGAGAAGATCAGCGAGCTGAGACGGGACAGGGCAGCTATGCACATCCCAGAGCGAGGGCCTGTGGGTGGGGGGAAGATGAGCCCGGACACCGGCACCCTGGCACTGCCCAGGGGCCACAACACGACCAACAGCTCCAGAGGAGAGAAGGCGGCTCTGTTGTACGAGCTGGTCACTGTtagg GAGGAAATGTCAGAGCTGCGCGGGGCCATCCGGCTGacggaaaaggagaagagatgtCTGGAGTGGACACTGATGGCCCAGAGGGCTCAGGACGAGGCCGGGGCCCTGCTGCTGGACAACCtgaaggaggagctggaggagaggagcatgGAGCAGcag AGGGCGTCCAACAACAGGGAGAGATCTAATAGTGGAGGGGAGATCCCCGGCCCCAGGAACCGCACCATTTTCCGTGAGCTGCAGGCTGTCTTACAAag agagcagctcatgaagaggaggatgacCGCCATCCGTGACTCTCTGGACACCAAGCTCTCGGACAGCACAGCGCTGAGGCGCCACAGTGACGAGGAGGTGACCCGACTCACCCACGCATACAG TAAAATCTCGAACGTGTTCAGAAATGCTCGGCGAAAGCACCATGAGCAAATCTGGAGGCTGGAGAAGCAAATGGCCGCCCTGTCTGAACGTCACATGACCCAGATCACAGAGCTACAGGCCACcctggagagactggaggacaggagagaggagactgtcctgtga
- the ushbp1 gene encoding colorectal mutant cancer protein isoform X2, which yields MRRGGRSTSVQPGRAGSKSPSCLLQVLEEMERELGFSYRSALPPEEMQRYQQDVLELHRHNSSLRSALRSRQQEVGLSDTTLHDLEDDKKKLQEKLLVLKRRWMVAGSLSPPRSPSSSSSGAVSPSWASPPFPGSPLLLRRHVAAFPATSTGGDVSPSSSCPSPALPGSPSLESETDRLQRCLERLKARNERLSAALDRRKGESEQISMALSQHEADSTALQMALRYCEECEETYVELMGLHEHWRKQRAVEATDCRDTQQPSAQTEADKLQNVKSTPEGATQGGKPSHTRLAAEDFSQQVGDLKEKISELRRDRAAMHIPERGPVGGGKMSPDTGTLALPRGHNTTNSSRGEKAALLYELVTVREEMSELRGAIRLTEKEKRCLEWTLMAQRAQDEAGALLLDNLKEELEERSMEQQRASNNRERSNSGGEIPGPRNRTIFRELQAVLQREQLMKRRMTAIRDSLDTKLSDSTALRRHSDEEVTRLTHAYSKISNVFRNARRKHHEQIWRLEKQMAALSERHMTQITELQATLERLEDRREETVL from the exons ATGAGGAGAGGCGGACGCAGCACCTCAGTGCAGCCCGGGAGAGCTGGGTCAAAGTCACCCAG CTGCTTGCTGCAGGtgctggaggagatggagagagagctgggctTCTCCTACCGCTCCGCCCTGCCCCCCGAGGAGATGCAGCGCTACCAGCAGGACGTCCTGGAGCTGCACCGGCACAACAGCAGCCTCCGCTCCGCCCTGAGGAGCAGGCAGCAGGAGGTGGGCCTGTCTGACACCACACTCCACGATCTGGAGGACGACAAGAAAAAACTACAAGAGAAG CTGCTGGTTCTGAAGCGGAGATGGATGGTGGCAGGCAGCCTCTCCCCTCCCCGCAGCCCCTCCAGCTCATCCAGCGGGGCGGTGAGTCCCTCCTGGgcctcccctcctttccccgGCTCCCCCCTCCTCTTGCGCAGGCACGTGGCTGCCTTTCCGGCTACCTCCACAGGGGGCGACGTCTCTCCATCCAGCTCCTGCCCGAGCCCGGCGCTGCCCGGTAGCCCCAGCCTGGAATCTGAGACAGACCGCctgcagag GTGTCTGGAGAGGCTGAAGGCCCGAAACGAGCGCCTCTCAGCTGCCCTGGATAGGCGTAAAGGAGAGTCAGAGCAAATCAGCATGGCCCTCAGCCAGCACGAGGCCGACAGTACCGCCCTGCAGATGGCCCTCCGATACTG CGAGGAGTGTGAAGAGACCTACGTGGAGCTCATGGGTCTGCACGAGCACTGGAGAAAGCAGAGAGCCGTGGAGGCGACAG actgcagagacacacagcaacCCAGTGCTCAGACTGAGGCTGACAAACTGCAGAATGTGAAGTCAACACCAGAGGGCGCTACACAGGGAGGAAAACCCTCACACACCAG ATTGGCAGCTGAAGACTTTTCTCAGCAGGTGGGGGATCTGAAGGAGAAGATCAGCGAGCTGAGACGGGACAGGGCAGCTATGCACATCCCAGAGCGAGGGCCTGTGGGTGGGGGGAAGATGAGCCCGGACACCGGCACCCTGGCACTGCCCAGGGGCCACAACACGACCAACAGCTCCAGAGGAGAGAAGGCGGCTCTGTTGTACGAGCTGGTCACTGTtagg GAGGAAATGTCAGAGCTGCGCGGGGCCATCCGGCTGacggaaaaggagaagagatgtCTGGAGTGGACACTGATGGCCCAGAGGGCTCAGGACGAGGCCGGGGCCCTGCTGCTGGACAACCtgaaggaggagctggaggagaggagcatgGAGCAGcag AGGGCGTCCAACAACAGGGAGAGATCTAATAGTGGAGGGGAGATCCCCGGCCCCAGGAACCGCACCATTTTCCGTGAGCTGCAGGCTGTCTTACAAag agagcagctcatgaagaggaggatgacCGCCATCCGTGACTCTCTGGACACCAAGCTCTCGGACAGCACAGCGCTGAGGCGCCACAGTGACGAGGAGGTGACCCGACTCACCCACGCATACAG TAAAATCTCGAACGTGTTCAGAAATGCTCGGCGAAAGCACCATGAGCAAATCTGGAGGCTGGAGAAGCAAATGGCCGCCCTGTCTGAACGTCACATGACCCAGATCACAGAGCTACAGGCCACcctggagagactggaggacaggagagaggagactgtcctgtga